The proteins below come from a single uncultured Carboxylicivirga sp. genomic window:
- a CDS encoding HD domain-containing protein: MMKRNVIENIEVWAMDKLSEVDAGHDWWHIKRVLENARRIHKTEGGDWNIIELAVLLHDVPDPKFFDEEKMLLEIENKLLAEGLDTSDVTHILQIIKFLSFSKGWGTDKFDSAEFRIVQDADRLDAIGAIGIARAFSYGGHKKRDFYNPEIKPQTYMNAQEYRNSNGTTINHFYEKLLLLRDDMKTVTGKKMAAQRHNYMLGFLQQFYNEIGEKH, translated from the coding sequence ATGATGAAAAGAAATGTGATTGAAAATATTGAAGTATGGGCTATGGATAAATTATCCGAAGTTGATGCAGGTCACGACTGGTGGCATATTAAAAGAGTGTTGGAAAATGCTCGTCGCATTCATAAGACAGAAGGAGGTGATTGGAATATTATTGAATTGGCAGTTTTGTTACACGATGTGCCGGATCCTAAGTTTTTTGATGAAGAAAAAATGTTGCTCGAAATTGAAAATAAATTATTAGCTGAAGGACTTGATACCTCTGATGTGACTCACATTTTGCAAATAATAAAGTTTTTATCTTTTTCAAAAGGATGGGGAACAGATAAATTTGATTCTGCTGAATTCAGAATTGTACAGGATGCAGATCGATTGGATGCCATTGGTGCGATTGGCATTGCGAGGGCTTTTAGTTATGGAGGACATAAAAAACGAGATTTCTACAATCCGGAAATAAAGCCTCAAACTTATATGAACGCACAGGAGTATCGTAATAGTAATGGTACTACCATTAACCATTTCTACGAAAAATTATTACTGTTACGGGATGATATGAAGACTGTAACAGGAAAAAAAATGGCTGCTCAACGCCATAATTACATGCTGGGCTTTCTTCAACAATTTTATAATGAAATAGGAGAAAAGCATTAA
- the dxs gene encoding 1-deoxy-D-xylulose-5-phosphate synthase, producing the protein MNEGSSRLLESINTPSDLKKIDAELLPQVCDELREFIIDALSCNPGHFGSSLGVVELTVALHYVFNTPHDKIIWDVGHQAYGHKILTGRRDRFCTNRKYKGISGFPNIFESEYDAFGVGHSSTSISAGVGIAAGAELRGDSEQQVVAVIGDGAMTAGMAFEGLNNMSAMKSNMTVILNDNNMAIDPNVGGFSEYLVDIATSGTYNKFRSETFKALEKMKLTGPRSKEMITKLNNSLKNLLTKQTNIFEGLNIRYFGPVDGHDIQHLTKVLADLKNIKGPKVLHVITKKGKGFKFAEENQTAWHAVGDKFNKLTGEMLSVNISSSAAKPPKFQDVFGNTIVELAEQNKKIVGITPAMPSGCSLNIMMEKMPDRAFDVGIAEQHAVTFSAGLAIAGNVPFCNIYSSFMQRSFDQVIHDVALQKLNVVFCLDRAGLVGADGATHHGVYDLSFFRGVPNLVVSSPMDEIELRNLMYTAQLPDQGPFSIRYPRGVGSNIDWKQPMKEIKIGTGRKLKDGSSLAVITIGPVGVKASQVISKIENDNISIAHYDIRFVKPIDEVLLHEVFQKHSKVVTIEDGTIVGGMGSAVIEFMVDNGYQAKVKRLGVPDEFIEHGTQTELYGLCGFDKEGIEKAILEIL; encoded by the coding sequence ATGAACGAAGGCTCAAGCCGTTTACTGGAATCGATTAATACGCCCAGTGATTTAAAGAAAATCGATGCTGAATTGTTACCTCAGGTTTGTGATGAACTTCGAGAGTTTATTATTGATGCATTGTCTTGTAATCCGGGCCATTTTGGATCTAGTTTGGGAGTTGTTGAGCTAACAGTAGCCCTGCATTATGTGTTTAATACACCACATGATAAAATTATCTGGGATGTAGGGCATCAGGCTTATGGTCATAAAATACTTACCGGGCGAAGAGATCGGTTTTGTACCAATAGAAAGTATAAAGGTATAAGTGGTTTCCCAAATATTTTCGAAAGCGAATACGATGCTTTTGGAGTTGGACACTCATCAACATCTATTTCTGCAGGAGTTGGGATTGCAGCAGGTGCTGAATTAAGAGGAGATAGTGAGCAGCAGGTTGTTGCAGTTATAGGTGATGGAGCAATGACTGCCGGTATGGCTTTTGAAGGATTAAATAATATGTCGGCCATGAAGTCGAATATGACAGTTATATTGAATGATAACAATATGGCTATCGATCCTAATGTGGGTGGATTTAGTGAATACCTCGTAGATATAGCAACCTCGGGAACTTATAATAAATTTCGTTCGGAGACATTTAAGGCTTTAGAAAAGATGAAGCTGACTGGTCCTCGCTCAAAAGAAATGATTACTAAGCTCAATAATTCATTAAAGAATTTATTGACAAAGCAAACAAATATCTTTGAAGGCCTTAATATTAGATATTTTGGTCCTGTTGATGGACACGATATTCAGCATCTGACAAAAGTGCTTGCTGATTTAAAAAATATAAAAGGTCCCAAGGTTCTTCATGTAATCACCAAAAAAGGAAAAGGTTTTAAGTTTGCTGAGGAGAACCAAACAGCATGGCACGCAGTAGGTGATAAGTTTAATAAGCTTACTGGCGAGATGTTGTCGGTTAATATTTCATCTTCTGCAGCAAAGCCACCTAAATTCCAAGATGTATTTGGTAATACTATAGTAGAACTTGCTGAACAAAATAAAAAAATTGTAGGTATTACGCCAGCAATGCCATCAGGATGTAGTCTGAATATTATGATGGAAAAAATGCCTGATCGTGCTTTTGATGTTGGTATAGCTGAGCAACATGCTGTAACTTTTTCTGCAGGATTAGCAATTGCCGGTAATGTGCCTTTTTGCAATATTTATTCATCTTTCATGCAACGCTCTTTTGATCAGGTAATTCATGATGTAGCTTTACAGAAACTAAATGTGGTTTTTTGTTTAGACAGGGCAGGGTTAGTTGGAGCTGATGGAGCAACTCATCATGGAGTGTATGATTTATCCTTTTTTAGAGGAGTACCAAATTTAGTAGTGTCTTCTCCAATGGATGAAATTGAATTGCGTAATTTAATGTATACGGCTCAGCTGCCCGATCAAGGTCCATTTTCGATCAGATATCCCCGTGGTGTAGGATCTAATATTGATTGGAAACAACCAATGAAAGAAATTAAAATTGGTACGGGACGTAAGTTAAAAGATGGAAGTTCTCTTGCTGTTATAACAATTGGACCTGTTGGAGTTAAAGCTTCGCAAGTGATTAGTAAAATCGAAAATGATAATATAAGTATAGCTCATTACGATATCCGTTTTGTAAAACCAATTGATGAGGTATTGTTACATGAGGTTTTTCAAAAACATTCAAAAGTGGTAACCATTGAAGATGGGACTATTGTTGGGGGGATGGGAAGTGCTGTTATTGAATTTATGGTTGATAATGGATATCAGGCTAAGGTAAAGCGTTTGGGTGTCCCTGATGAATTTATCGAACATGGTACCCAAACAGAGTTATACGGTTTGTGTGGATTTGATAAGGAAGGTATTGAAAAAGCCATTTTAGAAATTCTGTAA
- a CDS encoding OmpA family protein: protein MKKLILAGFIAILYSTACIPLKQYQETADRANQLEDEMTLLRSDNEELKVKNNELSSKTDRLSKQIEELLKDTTNLSRRLQKERYKYADLNQSYTDALKKFRNSTGNDANNKELLAFLQKLQEELQKREDALHDAENDLIQQQKELAASKNQMEAQNTRLQELEQALQQKDKALLALRKSINDALTGFSSDELKVHMKDGKVYVSLEEKLLFKSGSYEVNTQGINALKKIAHVLESNNNIEIIVEGHTDKVPFNGSVLVDNWDLSVKRATSVVRIMLDNSKIDPSAISASGRSSYLPIKDGNDAASLQANRRTEIILTPQMDQILNLLESK, encoded by the coding sequence ATGAAGAAGTTGATATTAGCCGGTTTCATTGCAATACTTTATTCTACAGCCTGTATTCCTTTAAAACAATATCAGGAAACTGCAGATCGTGCAAACCAGCTTGAGGATGAAATGACCTTATTACGTTCTGATAACGAAGAGTTAAAAGTAAAAAATAACGAACTCTCTTCTAAAACAGACCGACTGTCCAAACAAATTGAAGAATTACTAAAAGATACAACCAACTTAAGCAGGCGTCTCCAGAAAGAACGATATAAATATGCCGATTTAAATCAAAGCTATACCGATGCTCTTAAAAAATTTCGGAATTCAACTGGTAATGATGCTAACAACAAAGAACTACTAGCTTTTCTACAAAAGCTTCAAGAAGAACTTCAGAAAAGAGAAGATGCATTGCACGATGCCGAAAATGATTTAATACAACAACAAAAAGAGCTTGCTGCCTCTAAAAACCAGATGGAAGCACAAAATACTCGATTACAAGAGTTAGAACAAGCCTTGCAACAAAAAGACAAAGCTTTATTGGCCTTACGTAAAAGCATTAATGATGCCCTTACCGGTTTTTCGAGCGATGAATTAAAGGTACACATGAAAGATGGTAAAGTATATGTGTCGCTTGAAGAAAAGTTACTATTTAAATCGGGAAGTTACGAAGTAAATACACAAGGAATTAATGCACTTAAGAAAATTGCCCATGTTCTTGAATCAAACAACAACATCGAGATTATTGTAGAAGGACATACAGATAAAGTGCCTTTCAATGGTAGCGTACTGGTTGACAACTGGGATTTGAGTGTTAAAAGAGCAACTTCGGTTGTTAGAATAATGCTTGATAATAGCAAAATCGACCCATCGGCTATTTCCGCCTCCGGACGAAGCTCATACCTTCCTATTAAAGATGGTAATGATGCAGCTTCGCTTCAGGCAAACCGAAGAACCGAAATCATTTTAACTCCTCAAATGGATCAAATACTGAATTTACTGGAAAGCAAATAA
- a CDS encoding radical SAM/SPASM domain-containing protein has translation MLKTKILEAWAILHILTFKRIVNALKTLYIYVYGLLSKKVIIHHQPMALSIEPTSICNLKCPECPTGTNNLKRPRGKMPLEKFKQIIDQLPEELMYLNLYVQGEPTMHPNFSEMVSLAKQKKLYTSTSTNGHFITPQLAYKLIEAGLTRMIFSVDGTTQSTYEKYRIGGSLSKVKDGIKNLTEAKKKLKKNYPLIIVQFLVFEHNQHQIKDIKKLSKDLSANKLELKTAQFNNYDSTPVKPPTLFKFSRYENTHQLKLRGKLYNKCWRQWHSSVITWDGKMSPCCFDKDATHQFGNISTSNFSEIWKSNNSFKFKYEIFINKKSLEICKNCPESRKLLSL, from the coding sequence ATGCTCAAAACAAAAATTCTGGAAGCATGGGCTATTCTTCACATTCTTACTTTTAAAAGAATAGTCAATGCTTTAAAAACGCTATATATATATGTGTATGGTTTATTGAGCAAAAAAGTAATCATACATCATCAACCAATGGCATTATCCATTGAACCTACTAGTATTTGCAATCTTAAATGCCCCGAATGCCCCACTGGCACAAATAATCTCAAGCGCCCACGGGGTAAAATGCCACTCGAAAAGTTCAAACAAATAATCGATCAATTACCCGAAGAACTAATGTATCTGAACCTATATGTTCAGGGAGAACCAACCATGCATCCGAATTTCTCAGAAATGGTTTCATTGGCTAAACAGAAAAAACTATACACATCAACATCAACCAACGGACATTTTATCACTCCACAGCTTGCCTATAAACTTATTGAAGCCGGACTAACCAGAATGATCTTCTCTGTTGATGGAACAACTCAAAGCACTTATGAAAAATATAGAATTGGGGGATCTCTATCAAAGGTAAAAGATGGAATCAAAAATTTAACAGAAGCTAAAAAAAAGCTCAAGAAAAATTATCCCTTAATTATAGTGCAGTTTCTTGTTTTTGAACACAACCAACATCAAATAAAAGACATAAAAAAACTAAGCAAAGATCTATCTGCAAATAAGTTAGAATTAAAAACAGCTCAATTTAACAATTACGATAGCACTCCAGTAAAACCTCCAACACTGTTTAAATTTAGTCGTTATGAAAATACTCACCAGTTAAAACTCAGAGGCAAACTATACAATAAGTGCTGGCGCCAATGGCATTCCTCAGTTATTACCTGGGATGGAAAAATGTCACCCTGCTGTTTCGATAAAGATGCCACCCATCAATTTGGAAATATCTCAACGTCTAATTTTTCCGAAATATGGAAATCAAACAACAGTTTTAAGTTTAAATATGAAATATTCATTAATAAAAAGAGTCTGGAAATTTGCAAGAATTGTCCTGAGAGTCGCAAATTGCTTTCATTATAG
- a CDS encoding ATP-binding protein — protein MTKSKRSRLVRKIDVFVGRKLGPSSVPKGEGLRYWRERIFHYFSIGILFFGLVVYLYLGLTFILEETYTNVIFTTFIFLSAVFVTSVKALPFKFRVGWILFLIYLIGIYQVLKTNNSAIGYMFLLSHTLMSSILGGPKRAWYSFFLSSLSIAVIGLILYIPIFEIPFAAAISFVDFLQLTITFSIVTLITLLPLNSLLNGMLFSLQKEQRYRRLLRREHENLVLAKRKAEEGDRLKTSFLSNMSHEIRTPMNAILGFSNLLSHPEIDNTEKEEFVNLIKINGKNLLTLVEDIIDISKLDSGQLQIKNAPCKLHDLMSEIYESFHDDIKRRGLFNLKLYLKEGVSDENILILTDEHRLKQILINLIGNAVKFTERGFIEFGYTQVEDQFLQFYVKDTGIGLPDGIEQEIFERFSKFNNDKQRLYGGTGIGLSIAKHLVDLLGGEISVESEAMIGTTFYFTLPYHRLMNQKITKETKQESIRDFNWEGKTFLVAEDEEDNFRYIEVALALSNASLIWAKDGQEAVNVFRKVNNIDLVLMDIKMPLMDGYTATREIKNISKNVPVIAQTAYALSEEKEKSREAGCDDYIAKPIGYEDLLSTINKYVPGNGKS, from the coding sequence ATGACAAAGAGCAAAAGATCAAGGCTGGTAAGAAAAATAGACGTTTTCGTCGGCAGAAAACTAGGGCCATCATCCGTTCCTAAAGGAGAAGGCCTTAGATATTGGCGTGAGCGAATTTTTCATTATTTTTCTATTGGAATTTTATTCTTTGGCTTAGTCGTTTATTTATATCTAGGATTAACCTTCATACTTGAAGAAACATATACAAACGTAATATTTACAACATTCATCTTTTTATCAGCTGTTTTTGTTACTTCTGTTAAAGCCCTTCCTTTTAAATTCAGAGTAGGCTGGATTCTATTTCTAATTTACTTAATTGGTATTTATCAGGTTTTAAAAACGAACAACTCAGCAATAGGTTATATGTTTTTACTTTCGCACACCTTAATGTCGAGTATTCTTGGGGGTCCAAAAAGAGCGTGGTATTCATTCTTTTTATCAAGTTTATCAATAGCAGTAATTGGCCTTATTCTCTATATCCCCATTTTCGAAATACCTTTTGCAGCAGCCATTTCATTTGTCGATTTTTTACAACTAACAATCACCTTTAGTATTGTTACTTTAATCACTCTACTACCATTAAACAGCCTTTTAAATGGAATGCTATTTAGTCTTCAAAAAGAACAACGATACCGAAGACTTCTTCGTCGCGAACACGAAAATTTAGTTTTAGCCAAAAGGAAGGCAGAAGAAGGAGATCGCCTTAAAACGTCCTTTTTGTCGAATATGTCGCACGAGATTCGCACTCCAATGAATGCCATCTTGGGATTCTCAAACCTCCTATCACACCCTGAGATAGATAATACAGAAAAAGAGGAATTTGTAAATCTTATTAAAATCAATGGTAAAAACCTTTTAACGTTGGTTGAGGACATAATTGATATTTCAAAACTTGACAGTGGACAATTACAAATAAAGAATGCACCTTGTAAACTACATGATTTAATGTCAGAAATTTATGAAAGTTTTCACGATGACATTAAGCGGAGGGGGCTTTTCAATTTAAAACTATATTTAAAAGAAGGTGTAAGCGATGAAAACATCTTAATTTTAACGGACGAACATCGCCTAAAACAAATATTAATTAATTTAATTGGGAATGCCGTAAAGTTTACTGAGCGCGGTTTTATCGAATTTGGATATACACAAGTTGAAGATCAATTTTTACAATTCTATGTTAAAGATACAGGTATTGGGTTGCCAGACGGTATCGAACAAGAAATTTTTGAACGATTTTCGAAATTTAACAATGACAAACAGCGCTTATATGGAGGAACCGGCATCGGATTATCCATAGCCAAGCATTTGGTAGACCTGCTAGGAGGTGAGATAAGTGTTGAATCTGAAGCAATGATAGGAACCACTTTCTATTTCACCTTGCCTTATCATCGATTGATGAATCAAAAAATAACAAAAGAAACAAAACAAGAATCGATTCGAGATTTCAACTGGGAAGGTAAAACCTTTTTAGTTGCCGAAGATGAGGAAGATAACTTCAGGTACATTGAAGTAGCATTAGCTCTTTCAAATGCCAGTTTAATCTGGGCGAAAGACGGACAGGAAGCTGTAAATGTGTTTCGAAAGGTTAATAATATTGATCTTGTATTAATGGACATTAAGATGCCATTAATGGATGGATACACTGCAACGCGCGAAATAAAAAATATCAGCAAAAATGTACCGGTTATTGCTCAAACCGCTTACGCCCTCTCTGAAGAAAAGGAAAAATCAAGAGAAGCCGGATGCGACGACTATATTGCAAAACCAATCGGTTACGAAGATCTGCTTTCAACCATTAACAAATATGTTCCGGGTAACGGAAAATCATAA
- a CDS encoding BtpA/SgcQ family protein: protein MNLNSPDKYIVGMIHVAALPGTPNNKLTVSEIAENALAEAIEYEKAGVDAIMIENMHDIPYLNKVTDHEITAAMSVIASKIKTTIQIPVGIQVLAGANRQALAIAHAADLQFIRAEGFVFSHIADEGMMNSCAGDLLRYRKTIGADQVKIWTDIKKKHSSHYITNDVSLLETAKAAEFFLSEGLIITGNSTGEAVEPSDLAGLKTQLKTPIIIGSGITFDNIDTYWNQADIFIVGSYFKTDGHWTKDVDPIRVANFMDKVQTLRQ, encoded by the coding sequence ATGAATCTAAATTCTCCTGACAAATACATTGTCGGAATGATACATGTTGCTGCACTTCCAGGCACACCTAACAATAAACTTACAGTATCAGAGATAGCAGAAAATGCATTAGCCGAAGCCATAGAATATGAAAAAGCTGGGGTTGATGCCATCATGATAGAAAACATGCACGACATACCTTATTTAAATAAGGTAACAGATCATGAAATAACGGCTGCCATGTCGGTAATTGCCAGTAAAATAAAAACTACAATTCAGATACCTGTTGGAATTCAGGTTTTAGCTGGAGCTAACAGACAAGCATTAGCTATTGCACATGCTGCAGATTTGCAATTTATAAGAGCCGAAGGATTTGTATTTTCTCATATTGCCGATGAAGGAATGATGAATAGCTGTGCAGGCGATTTGCTTCGCTATCGAAAAACAATTGGTGCAGATCAAGTTAAAATATGGACTGACATTAAAAAGAAACACTCTTCGCATTACATTACCAATGACGTATCACTATTAGAAACAGCCAAAGCTGCGGAATTCTTCTTAAGCGAGGGTCTAATTATTACTGGCAATAGTACGGGAGAAGCTGTTGAACCATCTGATTTAGCAGGCCTAAAAACACAACTAAAAACTCCCATCATTATAGGATCAGGTATAACCTTTGACAATATTGATACATACTGGAACCAGGCCGACATATTTATTGTAGGTTCATATTTCAAAACCGATGGACATTGGACAAAAGATGTAGATCCTATTAGAGTCGCCAACTTTATGGATAAAGTTCAAACATTAAGACAATAA
- the frr gene encoding ribosome recycling factor — MQEEMELILDDAKERMEKSLEHLDNELGKIRAGKANPKMLEGVLVEYYGSMTPLSQVANLSTPDPRTIAIQPWEKPLIGAIEKAILVANLGLNPDNNGEMIRINIPPLTEERRRDLVKQAKKECEDAKVSVRSARRDSNDELKKLIKEGLSEDLEKDAEADVQKLTDAFIKKIDGMFEVKEKDILTL, encoded by the coding sequence ATGCAAGAAGAAATGGAATTAATATTGGATGATGCCAAAGAGAGAATGGAGAAATCTTTAGAGCATCTAGATAATGAATTAGGTAAAATACGAGCAGGTAAAGCTAATCCTAAAATGCTTGAAGGTGTATTAGTTGAGTATTACGGTAGTATGACTCCCCTTTCTCAGGTAGCTAATTTAAGTACTCCAGATCCAAGAACAATTGCTATTCAACCATGGGAGAAACCATTAATTGGTGCTATTGAGAAGGCTATTCTTGTTGCTAATTTGGGATTAAATCCTGATAATAATGGTGAAATGATTCGAATCAATATACCACCGTTAACAGAAGAGCGTCGTCGTGATTTGGTGAAACAAGCTAAAAAAGAGTGTGAAGATGCAAAAGTTAGTGTGCGTAGCGCTCGAAGAGATAGTAACGACGAATTAAAAAAGTTGATAAAAGAAGGTTTGTCTGAAGATTTAGAAAAAGATGCAGAGGCAGATGTTCAGAAATTAACGGACGCATTTATCAAAAAAATTGATGGTATGTTTGAGGTCAAAGAAAAAGACATTCTTACATTGTAA
- a CDS encoding succinate dehydrogenase cytochrome b subunit, whose protein sequence is MGTFFGSSIGRKFVMGISGLFLIIFLIVHLSVNLCLLVPDGGETFNIAANFMALPLIKYGLQPVLALGFIIHIALAAQLTAQNNKARGHNKYASGNNTKEVMWASKNMGILGIVVLAFLAVHVYDYFVPLQITHGAKEVTINGTTMHDTYNLVKTNLQNPVKAILYIIGALGLALHLTHGFWSAFQTVGLNNSIWRKRWTVIGTVFAWAISLGFCVIVVAMLLS, encoded by the coding sequence ATGGGTACTTTTTTTGGTTCCTCAATTGGAAGAAAGTTCGTGATGGGTATATCAGGGCTTTTCTTGATTATCTTTTTGATAGTCCATTTATCCGTTAACTTATGTTTGTTGGTCCCAGATGGTGGCGAAACATTTAACATTGCCGCTAATTTCATGGCCTTACCATTAATTAAATATGGTTTGCAGCCTGTATTGGCATTGGGTTTCATCATTCACATTGCTTTGGCTGCTCAGCTAACAGCTCAAAACAACAAAGCACGTGGACACAACAAGTACGCATCGGGTAACAACACTAAAGAAGTGATGTGGGCTTCAAAAAACATGGGTATTTTAGGAATTGTAGTTCTTGCCTTTTTGGCAGTTCATGTTTATGACTACTTCGTACCATTGCAAATCACACATGGTGCAAAAGAAGTAACCATAAACGGAACGACAATGCATGACACTTACAATTTGGTAAAAACCAACTTGCAAAATCCTGTAAAAGCGATCTTATACATCATTGGTGCATTAGGTTTAGCTTTACACTTAACGCATGGTTTTTGGTCAGCATTTCAAACTGTAGGTTTAAACAACAGCATTTGGAGAAAACGTTGGACTGTTATTGGAACAGTATTCGCTTGGGCTATTAGTTTAGGTTTCTGCGTTATTGTTGTTGCAATGTTATTGTCATAA
- a CDS encoding fumarate reductase/succinate dehydrogenase flavoprotein subunit, giving the protein MKLDSKIPEGPLADKWTKYKANQKLVNPANKRKLDIIVVGTGLAGASAAASFGEMGFNVKNFTIQDSPRRAHSIAAQGGINAAKNYPNDGDSVHRLFYDTVKGGDYRAREANVHRLAEVSNDIIDQCVAQGVPFAREYGGLLDNRSFGGAQVSRTFYAKGQTGQQLLIGAYQALMRQVNAGTVDLHTRTEIVDIVMVDGKARGVIARDLVTGEFQRHFGHAVVLATGGYGNTFFLSTNAMGSNGSAAIKAYQKGAAFANPCFAQIHPTCIPVHGEFQSKLTLMSESLRNDGRIWVPKKKEDAEAIRAGKMKPTQIAEEDRDYYLERRYPAFGNLVPRDVASRAAKERCDAGFGVGSTGLAVYLDFKSAIERLGEDTIRARYGNLFQMYEKIVDDNPYDTPMMIYPAIHYTMGGIWVDYELQTTVPGLFAAGEANFSDHGANRLGASALMQGLADGYFVLPFTIQNYLADDISTPRMTGDEKEFVEAEKAAKDKFAKLLAIKGERSVDSIHKELGLVMWEFVGMARTKEGLEKAIEKIAAIKKEFYSNLRIPGSGEGMNVELEKASRLADFIEIGDLMARDGLNREESCGGHFREEYQTEEGEALRQDDKFAYSACWEYQGEDKAPVMHKEELTFDVVKVAQRNYK; this is encoded by the coding sequence ATGAAATTAGATTCAAAGATTCCTGAAGGGCCATTGGCCGATAAGTGGACTAAATATAAGGCTAACCAAAAACTGGTTAACCCAGCTAACAAGCGTAAATTGGATATCATTGTTGTAGGAACCGGTTTAGCTGGTGCTTCTGCTGCTGCTTCATTTGGCGAAATGGGATTCAATGTAAAAAACTTTACTATTCAAGATTCTCCTCGTCGTGCTCACTCTATTGCTGCACAGGGAGGTATCAACGCTGCTAAAAACTATCCTAATGATGGTGACTCTGTACACCGTTTATTTTATGATACTGTAAAAGGTGGTGACTACCGTGCTCGCGAAGCAAACGTTCATCGTTTAGCTGAAGTAAGTAACGATATCATCGACCAATGTGTGGCTCAAGGTGTACCTTTTGCACGTGAGTACGGAGGTTTACTTGACAACCGTTCTTTCGGTGGTGCTCAGGTTAGCCGTACTTTCTACGCTAAAGGACAAACTGGTCAGCAATTATTAATTGGTGCATACCAAGCTTTAATGCGTCAAGTAAACGCAGGTACTGTTGATTTACATACACGTACTGAGATTGTTGACATTGTAATGGTTGACGGAAAAGCTCGCGGTGTTATTGCTCGCGACTTGGTAACCGGCGAATTCCAACGTCACTTCGGTCACGCTGTAGTTTTAGCTACAGGTGGATACGGAAACACATTCTTCCTTTCTACAAATGCAATGGGATCTAACGGTTCTGCTGCCATTAAAGCTTACCAAAAAGGTGCTGCTTTTGCAAACCCTTGTTTCGCTCAAATTCACCCCACTTGTATTCCTGTTCACGGTGAATTCCAATCGAAACTAACTTTGATGTCGGAATCATTGCGTAACGATGGTCGTATTTGGGTTCCTAAAAAGAAAGAAGATGCTGAAGCTATCCGTGCAGGTAAAATGAAACCTACACAAATTGCTGAAGAAGATCGCGATTACTATTTAGAGCGTCGTTACCCTGCTTTCGGTAACCTTGTACCTCGCGACGTTGCTTCACGTGCTGCTAAAGAGCGTTGTGATGCAGGTTTTGGTGTTGGTTCTACTGGTTTAGCTGTATATCTTGATTTCAAATCAGCTATTGAGCGTTTGGGTGAGGATACTATCCGTGCTCGTTACGGAAACTTATTCCAGATGTACGAAAAGATTGTTGATGACAATCCATATGATACTCCAATGATGATCTATCCAGCTATCCACTATACAATGGGTGGTATTTGGGTTGATTACGAATTACAAACAACTGTTCCAGGATTATTTGCTGCTGGTGAAGCTAACTTCTCAGATCACGGAGCTAACCGTTTAGGTGCTTCTGCTTTGATGCAAGGTTTAGCTGATGGTTATTTTGTACTTCCATTTACTATTCAAAACTATTTGGCTGATGATATTTCAACACCTCGTATGACTGGTGATGAAAAAGAATTTGTTGAAGCAGAAAAAGCTGCTAAAGATAAATTTGCAAAATTATTAGCTATTAAAGGGGAGCGTTCTGTAGACAGTATCCACAAAGAACTAGGTTTAGTTATGTGGGAATTTGTTGGAATGGCTCGTACTAAAGAAGGCTTAGAAAAAGCTATCGAGAAAATTGCTGCTATTAAAAAAGAATTCTACTCAAACTTACGTATCCCTGGATCAGGCGAAGGTATGAACGTAGAATTAGAAAAAGCTTCTCGTTTAGCAGACTTTATTGAGATTGGTGATTTGATGGCTCGTGATGGACTAAACCGTGAAGAATCATGTGGTGGTCACTTCCGCGAAGAATATCAAACAGAAGAAGGTGAAGCATTACGTCAGGATGACAAATTTGCTTATTCTGCTTGTTGGGAATACCAAGGCGAAGATAAGGCTCCTGTAATGCACAAAGAGGAACTTACTTTTGATGTGGTAAAAGTTGCACAACGTAACTACAAATAA